One segment of Cervus canadensis isolate Bull #8, Minnesota chromosome 32, ASM1932006v1, whole genome shotgun sequence DNA contains the following:
- the RHOT2 gene encoding mitochondrial Rho GTPase 2 isoform X3: MKRDVRILLLGEAQVGKTSLILSLVGEEFPEEVPARAEEITIPADVTPEKVPTHIVDYSETEQTVEELQGEIDKADVVCVVYDVSEEATVEKIRTKWIPLVNGDTKRGPRVPIILVGNKADLRPGGSMEAVLPIMSQFPEIETCVECSAKNLKNISELFYYAQKAVLHPTAPLYDPEAKQLRPACAQALTRIFKLSDQDMDQALSDQELNAFQTSCFGHPLAPQALEDVKMVVSKNVAGGVRDDRLTLDGFLFLNTLFIQRGRHETTWTILRRFGYGDSLELTADYLCPPLRVPPGCSAELNHRGYQFVQRMFEKHDQDRDGALSLAELQSLFSVFPAAPWGPQLPSTVRTKAGRLPLHGYLCQWTLVTYLDVRRSLEHLGYLGYPTLCEQDSQAHAITVTREKRLDQEKGQTQRNVLLCKVVGAHGVGKSSFLQAFLGHGLGHQDAGEPAGEPSVYAIDTVQVNGQEKYLILCEVAADSLLTASADASCDVACLMFDGSDPRSFALCASVYKQHYMDGQTPCLFVCSKADLPGGVPLPGLSPAEFCRRHRLPAPTPFSCAGPVEPRLGIFTRLATMATFPWTPCPRAAAGHLLLASGGAGSRGGRRRCRPQLLPL; encoded by the exons ATGAAGCGGGACGTGCGCATCCTGCTGCTGGGCGAGG CCCAGGTGGGGAAGACGTCGTTGATACTGTCGCTGGTGGGCGAGGAGTTCCCCGAGGAG GTCCCCGCCCGGGCGGAGGAGATCACGATTCCCGCGGACGTCACCCCGGAGAAGGTGCCCACCCACATCGTGGATTATTCAG AAACTGAGCAGACGGTGGAGGAGCTCCAGGGTGAGATTGACAAG GCAGACGTGGTGTGCGTGGTGTATGATGTGTCTGAAGAGGCCACTGTCGAGAAG ATTCGAACCAAGTGGATCCCGCTGGTGAACGGGGATACCAAGAGGGGACCCAG GGTTCCTATCATCCTGGTGGGCAACAAGGCAGACCTGCGGCCAGGGGGCTCCATGGAGGCCGTGCTGCCCATCATGAGCCAGTTCCCCGAGATTGAGACCTGTGTGGAG TGCTCGGCCAAGAACCTGAAGAACATCTCAGAGCTGTTCTACTACGCTCAGAAGGCCGTGCTGCACCCCACAGCCCCCCTCTACGACCCCGAGGCCAAGCAG CTGAGGCCCGCATGCGCCCAGGCGCTCACCCGCATCTTCAAGCTCTCAGACCAGGACATGGACCAGGCGCTCAGTGACCAGGAGCTCAACGCCTTCCAG ACGTCCTGCTTCGGGCACCCACTGGCCCCGCAGGCCCTGGAAGATGTGAAGATGGTGGTGAGCAAAAACGTGGCGGGAGGTGTACGTGACGACCGGCTGACCCTGGACG GCTTCCTTTTCTTGAACACGCTCTTCATCCAGCGAGGCCGCCACGAGACCACGTGGACCATCCTGAGGCGCTTTGGCTATGGAGACTCGCTGGAGTTGACAGCTGACTACCTCTGCCCACC GCTCCGTGTGCCCCCTGGCTGCAGCGCCGAGCTCAACCACCGAGGTTACCAGTTTGTGCAGAGGATGTTTGAGAAGCACGACCAG GACCGGGACGGTGCCCTCTCCCTGGCGGAGCTGCAGAGCCTCTTCAGTGTGTTTCCCGCTGCTCCCTGGGGCCCCCAACTCCCCAGCACGGTCCGCACCAAGGCCGGGCGGCTGCCCCTGCACGGGTACCTGTGCCAGTGGAC CCTGGTGACCTACTTGGATGTCCGGCGCTCTCTTGAGCACCTGGGCTATCTGGGCTACCCCACGCTCTGCGAGCAGGACTCCCAGGCCCACGCCATCACAG TCACCCGGGAGAAGAGGCTGGACCAGGAGAAGGGACAGACGCAGAGAAACGTCCTCCTGTGCAAGGTGGTGGGGGCCCACGGTGTGGGCAAGTCATCCTTCCTGCAAGCCTTCCTTGGCCATGGCCTGGGG CACCAGGATGCCGGGGAGCCTGCCGGGGAGCCTTCCGTCTATGCCATTGACACAGTGCAGGTCAACGGGCAGGAGAAGTACCTAATC CTGTGCGAGGTGGCTGCGGACAGCCTGCTGACCGCCTCGGCGGACGCCTCCTGTGATGTGGCCTGCTTGATGTTTGACGGCAGTGACCCCAGGTCCTTCGCGCTGTGCGCTAGCGTCTATAAG CAGCACTACATGGACGGACAGACCCCCTGCCTCTTCGTCTGCTCCAAGGCTGACCTGCCCGGAGGCGTCCCACTGCCCGGCCTGTCGCCTGCTGAGTTCTGCCGCCGGCACCGgctgcccgcccccaccccattcTCCTGTGCCGGCCCAGTCGAGCCCCGCTTGGGCATCTTCACCCGGCTGGCCACAATGGCCACCTTCCCGTGG ACACCTTGTCCACGGGCAGCTGCAGGCCACCTCCTTCTGGCTTCGGGTGGCGCTGGGAGCCGTGGGGGCCGCCGTCGCTGCCGTCCTCAGCTTCTCCCTCTATAG
- the RHOT2 gene encoding mitochondrial Rho GTPase 2 isoform X2: protein MKRDVRILLLGEAQVGKTSLILSLVGEEFPEEVPARAEEITIPADVTPEKVPTHIVDYSETEQTVEELQGEIDKADVVCVVYDVSEEATVEKIRTKWIPLVNGDTKRGPRVPIILVGNKADLRPGGSMEAVLPIMSQFPEIETCVECSAKNLKNISELFYYAQKAVLHPTAPLYDPEAKQLRPACAQALTRIFKLSDQDMDQALSDQELNAFQTSCFGHPLAPQALEDVKMVVSKNVAGGVRDDRLTLDGFLFLNTLFIQRGRHETTWTILRRFGYGDSLELTADYLCPPLRVPPGCSAELNHRGYQFVQRMFEKHDQDRDGALSLAELQSLFSVFPAAPWGPQLPSTVRTKAGRLPLHGYLCQWTLVTYLDVRRSLEHLGYLGYPTLCEQDSQAHAITVTREKRLDQEKGQTQRNVLLCKVVGAHGVGKSSFLQAFLGHGLGHQDAGEPAGEPSVYAIDTVQVNGQEKYLILCEVAADSLLTASADASCDVACLMFDGSDPRSFALCASVYKHYMDGQTPCLFVCSKADLPGGVPLPGLSPAEFCRRHRLPAPTPFSCAGPVEPRLGIFTRLATMATFPHLVHGQLQATSFWLRVALGAVGAAVAAVLSFSLYRVLVKSR from the exons ATGAAGCGGGACGTGCGCATCCTGCTGCTGGGCGAGG CCCAGGTGGGGAAGACGTCGTTGATACTGTCGCTGGTGGGCGAGGAGTTCCCCGAGGAG GTCCCCGCCCGGGCGGAGGAGATCACGATTCCCGCGGACGTCACCCCGGAGAAGGTGCCCACCCACATCGTGGATTATTCAG AAACTGAGCAGACGGTGGAGGAGCTCCAGGGTGAGATTGACAAG GCAGACGTGGTGTGCGTGGTGTATGATGTGTCTGAAGAGGCCACTGTCGAGAAG ATTCGAACCAAGTGGATCCCGCTGGTGAACGGGGATACCAAGAGGGGACCCAG GGTTCCTATCATCCTGGTGGGCAACAAGGCAGACCTGCGGCCAGGGGGCTCCATGGAGGCCGTGCTGCCCATCATGAGCCAGTTCCCCGAGATTGAGACCTGTGTGGAG TGCTCGGCCAAGAACCTGAAGAACATCTCAGAGCTGTTCTACTACGCTCAGAAGGCCGTGCTGCACCCCACAGCCCCCCTCTACGACCCCGAGGCCAAGCAG CTGAGGCCCGCATGCGCCCAGGCGCTCACCCGCATCTTCAAGCTCTCAGACCAGGACATGGACCAGGCGCTCAGTGACCAGGAGCTCAACGCCTTCCAG ACGTCCTGCTTCGGGCACCCACTGGCCCCGCAGGCCCTGGAAGATGTGAAGATGGTGGTGAGCAAAAACGTGGCGGGAGGTGTACGTGACGACCGGCTGACCCTGGACG GCTTCCTTTTCTTGAACACGCTCTTCATCCAGCGAGGCCGCCACGAGACCACGTGGACCATCCTGAGGCGCTTTGGCTATGGAGACTCGCTGGAGTTGACAGCTGACTACCTCTGCCCACC GCTCCGTGTGCCCCCTGGCTGCAGCGCCGAGCTCAACCACCGAGGTTACCAGTTTGTGCAGAGGATGTTTGAGAAGCACGACCAG GACCGGGACGGTGCCCTCTCCCTGGCGGAGCTGCAGAGCCTCTTCAGTGTGTTTCCCGCTGCTCCCTGGGGCCCCCAACTCCCCAGCACGGTCCGCACCAAGGCCGGGCGGCTGCCCCTGCACGGGTACCTGTGCCAGTGGAC CCTGGTGACCTACTTGGATGTCCGGCGCTCTCTTGAGCACCTGGGCTATCTGGGCTACCCCACGCTCTGCGAGCAGGACTCCCAGGCCCACGCCATCACAG TCACCCGGGAGAAGAGGCTGGACCAGGAGAAGGGACAGACGCAGAGAAACGTCCTCCTGTGCAAGGTGGTGGGGGCCCACGGTGTGGGCAAGTCATCCTTCCTGCAAGCCTTCCTTGGCCATGGCCTGGGG CACCAGGATGCCGGGGAGCCTGCCGGGGAGCCTTCCGTCTATGCCATTGACACAGTGCAGGTCAACGGGCAGGAGAAGTACCTAATC CTGTGCGAGGTGGCTGCGGACAGCCTGCTGACCGCCTCGGCGGACGCCTCCTGTGATGTGGCCTGCTTGATGTTTGACGGCAGTGACCCCAGGTCCTTCGCGCTGTGCGCTAGCGTCTATAAG CACTACATGGACGGACAGACCCCCTGCCTCTTCGTCTGCTCCAAGGCTGACCTGCCCGGAGGCGTCCCACTGCCCGGCCTGTCGCCTGCTGAGTTCTGCCGCCGGCACCGgctgcccgcccccaccccattcTCCTGTGCCGGCCCAGTCGAGCCCCGCTTGGGCATCTTCACCCGGCTGGCCACAATGGCCACCTTCCC ACACCTTGTCCACGGGCAGCTGCAGGCCACCTCCTTCTGGCTTCGGGTGGCGCTGGGAGCCGTGGGGGCCGCCGTCGCTGCCGTCCTCAGCTTCTCCCTCTATAGGGTCCTGGTGAAAAGCCGATGA
- the RHOT2 gene encoding mitochondrial Rho GTPase 2 isoform X4: protein MEAVLPIMSQFPEIETCVECSAKNLKNISELFYYAQKAVLHPTAPLYDPEAKQLRPACAQALTRIFKLSDQDMDQALSDQELNAFQTSCFGHPLAPQALEDVKMVVSKNVAGGVRDDRLTLDGFLFLNTLFIQRGRHETTWTILRRFGYGDSLELTADYLCPPLRVPPGCSAELNHRGYQFVQRMFEKHDQDRDGALSLAELQSLFSVFPAAPWGPQLPSTVRTKAGRLPLHGYLCQWTLVTYLDVRRSLEHLGYLGYPTLCEQDSQAHAITVTREKRLDQEKGQTQRNVLLCKVVGAHGVGKSSFLQAFLGHGLGHQDAGEPAGEPSVYAIDTVQVNGQEKYLILCEVAADSLLTASADASCDVACLMFDGSDPRSFALCASVYKQHYMDGQTPCLFVCSKADLPGGVPLPGLSPAEFCRRHRLPAPTPFSCAGPVEPRLGIFTRLATMATFPHLVHGQLQATSFWLRVALGAVGAAVAAVLSFSLYRVLVKSR from the exons ATGGAGGCCGTGCTGCCCATCATGAGCCAGTTCCCCGAGATTGAGACCTGTGTGGAG TGCTCGGCCAAGAACCTGAAGAACATCTCAGAGCTGTTCTACTACGCTCAGAAGGCCGTGCTGCACCCCACAGCCCCCCTCTACGACCCCGAGGCCAAGCAG CTGAGGCCCGCATGCGCCCAGGCGCTCACCCGCATCTTCAAGCTCTCAGACCAGGACATGGACCAGGCGCTCAGTGACCAGGAGCTCAACGCCTTCCAG ACGTCCTGCTTCGGGCACCCACTGGCCCCGCAGGCCCTGGAAGATGTGAAGATGGTGGTGAGCAAAAACGTGGCGGGAGGTGTACGTGACGACCGGCTGACCCTGGACG GCTTCCTTTTCTTGAACACGCTCTTCATCCAGCGAGGCCGCCACGAGACCACGTGGACCATCCTGAGGCGCTTTGGCTATGGAGACTCGCTGGAGTTGACAGCTGACTACCTCTGCCCACC GCTCCGTGTGCCCCCTGGCTGCAGCGCCGAGCTCAACCACCGAGGTTACCAGTTTGTGCAGAGGATGTTTGAGAAGCACGACCAG GACCGGGACGGTGCCCTCTCCCTGGCGGAGCTGCAGAGCCTCTTCAGTGTGTTTCCCGCTGCTCCCTGGGGCCCCCAACTCCCCAGCACGGTCCGCACCAAGGCCGGGCGGCTGCCCCTGCACGGGTACCTGTGCCAGTGGAC CCTGGTGACCTACTTGGATGTCCGGCGCTCTCTTGAGCACCTGGGCTATCTGGGCTACCCCACGCTCTGCGAGCAGGACTCCCAGGCCCACGCCATCACAG TCACCCGGGAGAAGAGGCTGGACCAGGAGAAGGGACAGACGCAGAGAAACGTCCTCCTGTGCAAGGTGGTGGGGGCCCACGGTGTGGGCAAGTCATCCTTCCTGCAAGCCTTCCTTGGCCATGGCCTGGGG CACCAGGATGCCGGGGAGCCTGCCGGGGAGCCTTCCGTCTATGCCATTGACACAGTGCAGGTCAACGGGCAGGAGAAGTACCTAATC CTGTGCGAGGTGGCTGCGGACAGCCTGCTGACCGCCTCGGCGGACGCCTCCTGTGATGTGGCCTGCTTGATGTTTGACGGCAGTGACCCCAGGTCCTTCGCGCTGTGCGCTAGCGTCTATAAG CAGCACTACATGGACGGACAGACCCCCTGCCTCTTCGTCTGCTCCAAGGCTGACCTGCCCGGAGGCGTCCCACTGCCCGGCCTGTCGCCTGCTGAGTTCTGCCGCCGGCACCGgctgcccgcccccaccccattcTCCTGTGCCGGCCCAGTCGAGCCCCGCTTGGGCATCTTCACCCGGCTGGCCACAATGGCCACCTTCCC ACACCTTGTCCACGGGCAGCTGCAGGCCACCTCCTTCTGGCTTCGGGTGGCGCTGGGAGCCGTGGGGGCCGCCGTCGCTGCCGTCCTCAGCTTCTCCCTCTATAGGGTCCTGGTGAAAAGCCGATGA
- the RHOT2 gene encoding mitochondrial Rho GTPase 2 isoform X1 gives MKRDVRILLLGEAQVGKTSLILSLVGEEFPEEVPARAEEITIPADVTPEKVPTHIVDYSETEQTVEELQGEIDKADVVCVVYDVSEEATVEKIRTKWIPLVNGDTKRGPRVPIILVGNKADLRPGGSMEAVLPIMSQFPEIETCVECSAKNLKNISELFYYAQKAVLHPTAPLYDPEAKQLRPACAQALTRIFKLSDQDMDQALSDQELNAFQTSCFGHPLAPQALEDVKMVVSKNVAGGVRDDRLTLDGFLFLNTLFIQRGRHETTWTILRRFGYGDSLELTADYLCPPLRVPPGCSAELNHRGYQFVQRMFEKHDQDRDGALSLAELQSLFSVFPAAPWGPQLPSTVRTKAGRLPLHGYLCQWTLVTYLDVRRSLEHLGYLGYPTLCEQDSQAHAITVTREKRLDQEKGQTQRNVLLCKVVGAHGVGKSSFLQAFLGHGLGHQDAGEPAGEPSVYAIDTVQVNGQEKYLILCEVAADSLLTASADASCDVACLMFDGSDPRSFALCASVYKQHYMDGQTPCLFVCSKADLPGGVPLPGLSPAEFCRRHRLPAPTPFSCAGPVEPRLGIFTRLATMATFPHLVHGQLQATSFWLRVALGAVGAAVAAVLSFSLYRVLVKSR, from the exons ATGAAGCGGGACGTGCGCATCCTGCTGCTGGGCGAGG CCCAGGTGGGGAAGACGTCGTTGATACTGTCGCTGGTGGGCGAGGAGTTCCCCGAGGAG GTCCCCGCCCGGGCGGAGGAGATCACGATTCCCGCGGACGTCACCCCGGAGAAGGTGCCCACCCACATCGTGGATTATTCAG AAACTGAGCAGACGGTGGAGGAGCTCCAGGGTGAGATTGACAAG GCAGACGTGGTGTGCGTGGTGTATGATGTGTCTGAAGAGGCCACTGTCGAGAAG ATTCGAACCAAGTGGATCCCGCTGGTGAACGGGGATACCAAGAGGGGACCCAG GGTTCCTATCATCCTGGTGGGCAACAAGGCAGACCTGCGGCCAGGGGGCTCCATGGAGGCCGTGCTGCCCATCATGAGCCAGTTCCCCGAGATTGAGACCTGTGTGGAG TGCTCGGCCAAGAACCTGAAGAACATCTCAGAGCTGTTCTACTACGCTCAGAAGGCCGTGCTGCACCCCACAGCCCCCCTCTACGACCCCGAGGCCAAGCAG CTGAGGCCCGCATGCGCCCAGGCGCTCACCCGCATCTTCAAGCTCTCAGACCAGGACATGGACCAGGCGCTCAGTGACCAGGAGCTCAACGCCTTCCAG ACGTCCTGCTTCGGGCACCCACTGGCCCCGCAGGCCCTGGAAGATGTGAAGATGGTGGTGAGCAAAAACGTGGCGGGAGGTGTACGTGACGACCGGCTGACCCTGGACG GCTTCCTTTTCTTGAACACGCTCTTCATCCAGCGAGGCCGCCACGAGACCACGTGGACCATCCTGAGGCGCTTTGGCTATGGAGACTCGCTGGAGTTGACAGCTGACTACCTCTGCCCACC GCTCCGTGTGCCCCCTGGCTGCAGCGCCGAGCTCAACCACCGAGGTTACCAGTTTGTGCAGAGGATGTTTGAGAAGCACGACCAG GACCGGGACGGTGCCCTCTCCCTGGCGGAGCTGCAGAGCCTCTTCAGTGTGTTTCCCGCTGCTCCCTGGGGCCCCCAACTCCCCAGCACGGTCCGCACCAAGGCCGGGCGGCTGCCCCTGCACGGGTACCTGTGCCAGTGGAC CCTGGTGACCTACTTGGATGTCCGGCGCTCTCTTGAGCACCTGGGCTATCTGGGCTACCCCACGCTCTGCGAGCAGGACTCCCAGGCCCACGCCATCACAG TCACCCGGGAGAAGAGGCTGGACCAGGAGAAGGGACAGACGCAGAGAAACGTCCTCCTGTGCAAGGTGGTGGGGGCCCACGGTGTGGGCAAGTCATCCTTCCTGCAAGCCTTCCTTGGCCATGGCCTGGGG CACCAGGATGCCGGGGAGCCTGCCGGGGAGCCTTCCGTCTATGCCATTGACACAGTGCAGGTCAACGGGCAGGAGAAGTACCTAATC CTGTGCGAGGTGGCTGCGGACAGCCTGCTGACCGCCTCGGCGGACGCCTCCTGTGATGTGGCCTGCTTGATGTTTGACGGCAGTGACCCCAGGTCCTTCGCGCTGTGCGCTAGCGTCTATAAG CAGCACTACATGGACGGACAGACCCCCTGCCTCTTCGTCTGCTCCAAGGCTGACCTGCCCGGAGGCGTCCCACTGCCCGGCCTGTCGCCTGCTGAGTTCTGCCGCCGGCACCGgctgcccgcccccaccccattcTCCTGTGCCGGCCCAGTCGAGCCCCGCTTGGGCATCTTCACCCGGCTGGCCACAATGGCCACCTTCCC ACACCTTGTCCACGGGCAGCTGCAGGCCACCTCCTTCTGGCTTCGGGTGGCGCTGGGAGCCGTGGGGGCCGCCGTCGCTGCCGTCCTCAGCTTCTCCCTCTATAGGGTCCTGGTGAAAAGCCGATGA